DNA from Strigops habroptila isolate Jane chromosome 6, bStrHab1.2.pri, whole genome shotgun sequence:
TTATTCAAGTTCATAACTGCTTTTTGTATGCTGCTTGTAACTTGGTTGCAtacattgaaatattttcctagttAGAAAATTGATATGAAGTTCAGAGATAAGAACAGCTGTACTGGCTCAGGACAAGCATCCATGTAGTTCAGGGTCTTGAATCTGCGAATGGATGCTTAGGGAAGAGTATTAGAGTATTTGTAGAATAATCATTTGCTTGTGTTGCATTCCAAATTATGGCGATTAGCAGTATTAGAGAGGTTTTCGAAGTCCTGCATTTCTTTGAAACAGTAGCCAATATCTTTAGATACCTGTATCATCTACAATCTTTTCTTACCCAGTTTTGAATTCATTAGACTTTGGTTTCCATTCAGTCCTCCAGCCATGAACTCTACATTATAAGTCGAGTTCTGATCTGTGGTGTTGAATTCCCTTAGCAAAGTTCTTTAAACATCACTATCTTTGAGGAggtgttaaaataaaaagtccGTAGTTGTCTTCCTGTTCTTCAGTTCCTGTTTCCTAAAATCTGAACTGGCAGGAATCATAATATTCAGGAATATTCTCTTCTCTTGTGTTTGTATGTCTGACCAGCACACTGCTTTCAGTGAGTGTCAGCTTGGTGAATTTTCAGTCTCTTGTGCAGCAAGTCAAGATTTACAAAACTTACCTTAGTCAAGGCTTATACCAGTTGCAGAAATATGCTCCATAGAAAATTGATCTTATCAGCCAAAAATGTAGTACAGTTTTTGGAAAGGTAAAGATTGTAGATGGTTTCAGACCTGGTGTGTTGATCCAGAGTTTTTGGTTGTTAAGGCCTGAGGCctgtaaaaatgctgttttacttTAGGTGTTCATTATAGCATCTGTAAACCCTTAAAATGTGCTGTGTATTGCGAATCCATGTTGACTTACTGAATTACTTTGGGTAATTTTAAGGtgattatttgtatttcttttctgtagtgaAAATAGCGAATTTTACAACATCAGGGTATTTCAATATTGAGACTTCATAGACTAATAATTAGTAGTCAGTGCAATGTTCCATATAGCAATATCTGAAATTAGTCAAATATTCTTCAGGGCTTGGGGCCAAGTTTATCATGGCAATAAGTGAgattgaaattaatttctaaagGTTTTATCTTTTACTGTGAtaattttctcccatttttgtTTATCAGATGTGTGGTGCTAGTGGTTAGGCCACTTAAGACATTCTTTTTGTGCAGCTTATAACAGTAATATGTCTCTTTTAGCCCGTCTTAATTCATGCCTTGATCAAATGAGAGAAGTTTTGGCAGAGTCTGTACCAGAGCAGACAATGGTGCAAGCAGTGCTGGATAGTAAATTTGATGTACAGAAGGCTTTGGATCTTGTGCTTTCACAAGGCAGTAAGCAAAATGTGAAGACCAAGAATGAGGACGCTGTGATTGtaggaaagaagacaaaaggtATACTTCTATTTAATTGTTTGCATTCAAGATGATTAATTTCTATGTACAGTTTAATTTTGGCTTTACAAGCTCTGAGGATGTGTGTCACTGCATCAGTCGTTTattagaaaatttaaaaagaccAGTTTACTCCCCTGTTCCTGTGTTCTAAAAACGTGCAAGAGAAACAGTATCTTTTCTGGAGTTAGAAGGCAAAATAACACCTTAGCAGCAGCTTAAATTCAAACTGCAACCATCTGTAGTTCACAGTGAATTTCTGATTTATAATATATAACTTAATTGAATTAATACATGCCCTAAATGTTGGACAACATCTTCAAGATTTACATACTTCTGTTACTTGTTTGTTGAACCGACATACCCAATACctccctttttttgttagtgtttATACAGTAACTTATTTTGATTTATGCTTAAACCTTTGTCATCTTTACTGTCATTCTTTGCTGATTCTTAAAGTTTCTCAGGTATTTCAGTAGATACCTGTGTTTTAATTGTAGAACATTGCATATATTTGTATAACACTTAGTAATTAAATGccttttcatgtttcttcttgatttcttttttgttgctgctgtcaACGGTAATAACTATGGATATTTCATTGTGACTGCATTTCCATCTGAAAATTATTGGCTATTGTAAGGTAAGGAGACTTACTTTGTTGTCCAGAATTGTGTATGGATACAGACAGTTTCTGTTGTGCAGTAGAAAATGTTGCCGACAACACCAACAAACCTGGGTTTGGAAACTTGGCAGCCAGAAGTGGTTCTGCTTGTTACTCTTTAATTACAAATGACAAAATGCTTCTTAATGCTGAAAAATCCAATATACCCTCACCTGAAAAGAAAGGATTGAAATCCTCTTCGCTTGTTCTGTCGTCTTCTTTCAGTGATGATTTGTGTAAAGGATCATTTTGTGAACCTGTGAATAAACAGGCAGAGAATCAACTACCAGAAGGTGTTAATGCATTAAGTTTGATTTCTGACAGTGAAGATGTTTACTTTAGCATAGGAAGTAACGTATCTGGAAATTCTTCCTTTAAGAAGTTGGAATGCAAGGAAACACAGGACTTGAAATCCTTGCTGATGCAGAATGTGGTTAGTGATTCTATGAGTCCACTTGTTTCCTCAAATACTTCTGATTGTAAAAGCAATGCAAGTTTTTACAGTCATCCGTGTTTAACAAGTACTTTAGGAAAATTGGTTCTTGATAAGGAAGTCAGTGATACTGTAAATAGAAAGAATGAACTTgaaaatttttcttcagttgtgcaaagtagaaaacaagaaagccCCTCTTCAGACATGGCTGCTTTGCCAGTGTTAAGGTCTGGAAATACATCATTGGCTGACTTACTTCAGGAGCACCAGGAAAGCAGTGCTAGCCACTGTTACTCTTTGGCTGACCTTTATACCCAGTCAACAGCAAGTCTCACTGATAGGAAATTGGCAACCTCACCATTATCACAACTAGTAAGTCAACCCCAAACTTCAGGCGGGATGCCAGAGCTGACGGGATCTTTGTCTTCTCTAACCCTCTGTCAAGATTCTCCATTGAAGAAGGTTGAGAATTTGTCACTTTCAGATTTAATAGCAGAGACTATCGAAGTAGATAAAACTCAACAAAGGACGGACTTCCCCATGCTCAATGTTACTGAATTAAGGCCCTCTAAAAGAACCAACATTGATTTAAGTGTCCTtgtgaaaaatgcagaagtatCTGCAGAACAAAATGTGGTAGGACAGTCAAATATCTTAAGCCCTGAAATTAAACTTcgaaaagaaaaccaaggaaaatgTTCTGGCTTtgccaaaacaaataaaaaacccaaaagagtGCTTACTCCTAAGGGGCAGGATTTGTCCCTTTCTTGGGTGAGGGCACTGCGTGCAAGaccttcagcttttgctttaacCTTGTGTCTCCGTTACCCTCCAAAAGGTTATAAGCGGCGCACAATTGGTGTACATAAAGCTTTCCTATATAGTAGACAAGTACAAGATGTAAAACCCAAGGAAACCGGTCCTGTAATAGCCATAACACCATTTGACTTCAAATCAGCATCTCCTGATGATATTGTGAAAGCTCACCAAAAAAGAGCTTTTACAAGAGaatactgaagaaagaaaaataaaatcagtgtttatATCTtggtatatatataaaaaaaaacccaacccaaaccaaaacctattTATAATCCAGAAttgagttttttattttttttaatcgAAATATTACAGTTTTCACTGTTTAGTAGCAAATTTGAGTGTAAACTTTGTTGCACCGATTATTTGTCTAATTTTCACTGACAatgtttttaacttttgcaAAGTCTCGAACTTCAATATATACATATTGCATGTACAAAATTCTATAAACACCATAAGACTTCTTGAAACATCTCTCTAGGTGTTGATGATGCAGTTCATTGGCAAGAACACTGAATGATTATTTTGTAAAGTAGTTTAGTTTTGCTATATGGTGTATAGTTTGGGGAGTGGGAACCTCGGTTTATATGACAACTTTTATTAAATGTTCTTAAAGTTAGATTTTCTGATAAGGTATGTAATTAAACTGCCAGTCTTTGTAATTGATATTTCCAGTCGATGTCATTATTCTTGTCCACCTTTATTTTGATTACAGTATTACCACAGAAATATGTTTAGTTTTTAAGACTCACTAACCTCAGGTTTTGACAGTTTGGATTGTGGGAGGACATGTACAGTTTTTGATAGGACCAAACTCATAGGGAAGCAAGCAATTAAAATTGTGTGCACCTCCTATTAGCTGTCAAAATGTGATATTCAGAATTTTAAACCAGCTGTTTTGTAGGTATATACATGCTGCACATATTTAATTGGAAGTTTCAGTAGGATTCCATGGTTTATTCTCAGTCTTTCAGGAAGGTATTggaataaaaatgctttcaacTCTAGCATGAGAGTCTttgctcagtggaaaaaaaaaaaagaggcaaagcaTAAGTGCTGTTTGTGTCTGCCTCTTGTCTGTTTTGGAGAAAGCTTTCTTCAGTAATggaaatatattcttttctaCTGTTTGCACCCATTGCTGGTACTTTGAATCTTTAGATGGAAGATCAGAATCAGGACATTCTGCACTTATTTTTTAACCTGATAATTACCAGATTCTGGTGCTCTTGTTTGTCAGATTAGTAGCTGCATGTATATTTTGACTTTGCTTTTAGTACACATTACTACTTTTAATATCTTTCCAGTgtaaatgtcattattttagATTCTGAACAGCAATAAGTGTAATAAAGGTACTGCTGCAACTAGAAAAATACGTTTGTTCATATACTGCCATACCTTTATTTGTGCTAAACTTGGCAGCTAGTATGGAGCAGTAGATAAAATTTGCATCTAgttttaatctaatttttgtTGAGCATGTTACATCAAAAAGAAGACAACAACTTTAGGTTTATTCCTGACTTCAGGTTGCACTACAAtctagtttttaaataaaaataaaacatgttccagtgctctCAGGTACATATTTCATGTTCTGtatattttgcttgtttgtctAGTTGATGCTGTTGTCATTTAGGACTATGAGCAGTGTGACCTCTGACCTCTTGaatgaaattaatgtttcttaCTCTTGCTAATAAAAGTTTTATATAATGACAGTGCTGCAATGTTTATGTTCTAGTTGACATGTTAATCTAGTCATTTGTATCCTTATCTATTTTGAGTGCCTTAAAGCATTGAAGTGTAAATAATACAATTCGGTGTATGTGCTATGATCTGATAAGTTCGTAAGCAGGAGCACAATTGATTTATTTCCTCGGAAGATTTCCTATGCAAGTCTGACATACTGGTTTTTTATTAATTAGTTTTAATAAcaaattctggttttcaaaCAGCATGAAATGCTTTTGAGCAATCAGTTTCCCTGTAGTTAGTCCGGATACTAACTTCCTGCTGCTTAGAAGTCCAAGTTTGTTTTTCCCACTGAGGTAAAATGTCCTATTTGGAGAGTTTATAATTAAAGTTCAATTTTTCCAAAATTTCTTCTAGTAAAGAAGTTCTaatttttagaagtaaaatattaatgcagAGTTTGGCTTCATCATTCTTGGTGTATTTTTAggtagttttgttttcttatgttcCAAATACTCTTGAGGCCCTAATTAAT
Protein-coding regions in this window:
- the HBS1L gene encoding HBS1-like protein isoform X2; this translates as MSRHRNVRGYNYDEDFEDDDVYGQSVEDDYCISPSTAAQFIYSRRDKPATFAEPLEEEYGYEGTDDTADYFTSSHQLTEVDRARLNSCLDQMREVLAESVPEQTMVQAVLDSKFDVQKALDLVLSQGSKQNVKTKNEDAVIVGKKTKDDKMLLNAEKSNIPSPEKKGLKSSSLVLSSSFSDDLCKGSFCEPVNKQAENQLPEGVNALSLISDSEDVYFSIGSNVSGNSSFKKLECKETQDLKSLLMQNVVSDSMSPLVSSNTSDCKSNASFYSHPCLTSTLGKLVLDKEVSDTVNRKNELENFSSVVQSRKQESPSSDMAALPVLRSGNTSLADLLQEHQESSASHCYSLADLYTQSTASLTDRKLATSPLSQLVSQPQTSGGMPELTGSLSSLTLCQDSPLKKVENLSLSDLIAETIEVDKTQQRTDFPMLNVTELRPSKRTNIDLSVLVKNAEVSAEQNVVGQSNILSPEIKLRKENQGKCSGFAKTNKKPKRVLTPKGQDLSLSWVRALRARPSAFALTLCLRYPPKGYKRRTIGVHKAFLYSRQVQDVKPKETGPVIAITPFDFKSASPDDIVKAHQKRAFTREY